One Brassica napus cultivar Da-Ae chromosome C4, Da-Ae, whole genome shotgun sequence genomic region harbors:
- the LOC125585943 gene encoding uncharacterized protein LOC125585943, producing the protein MVFVKYNRALKHRMKRSDSTDPILLEEIDESNEWLMERMEGNSDSDDLDDNVFENEDLTCSAMSEATGAEEPNYTTRGSKSSAAADKGKGVASSSTQPRQKRYGPGPSNRSLVDLDDDELEHDLEATGFGQGEELEFQDDSETEF; encoded by the coding sequence ATGGTGTTTGTCAAGTACAACCGAGCCTTGAAACATCGCATGAAGAGAAGTGATAGCACTGATCCTATTCTCTTAGAAGAGATTGATGAAAGCAATGAATGGCTGATGGAAAGAATGGAAGGAAACTCTGATAGTGATGATCTAGATGATAATGTCTTTGAGAATGAAGATCTGACATGTAGTGCAATGAGTGAAGCAACAGGAGCTGAGGAACCTAACTACACTACTAGAGGATCAAAAAGCTCAGCAGCGGCTGACAAGGGGAAAGGAGTTGCCTCTTCTTCAACTCAGCCAAGACAGAAACGATATGGTCCAGGTCCTTCTAATCGGTCTCTTGTTGATCTCGATGATGATGAACTGGAACATGATTTGGAAGCAACTGGCTTCGGTCAAGGGGAGGAATTGGAGTTCCAAGATGACTCTGAAACAGAGTTTTAG